DNA sequence from the Ovis canadensis isolate MfBH-ARS-UI-01 breed Bighorn chromosome 2, ARS-UI_OviCan_v2, whole genome shotgun sequence genome:
ATGGTAAGAAAACTCATTTTAGGTAAAATAACTCATGGTTTAGCCTGGATGATGTAATTATAAGGATGAATGTGATCTTAGATTTATGGTTTACTACTTTTAATTTATAAACCTGGCCAATTCTAGATTTCATGATATATTTCTATATCTGGTTCACGGTGAATTTTAGTCTTCAGAAAAAAAGGTAGAATGGCTCTCATGATCAGTGAAACCACCACTGATTTCTCCAAGAAATCCATGCCTTTGAACAAGCtgtcttttttcccttgtttcctttctctctctcaatgAAGAGCTGCTATTTTTCTTCAAGCAGAGGTAGTTTTCCTACTTGTGTACACCATCCCTGTCTTTGTTTCTCTgcatttgtaaatttatttaactGCATTGTAAACATCTGTGTATGTCTCCCTTCTCTGGATTTGAGCTTCTCAAGGGCAGGATCatgtatgtatttttcattttggtgTCCCCAGGTGCTCATAAAATACCTAGCGTGAAGTAGTGTTCAGTAGgtgtgttgaataaataaatggattttaGAGGTTTGATTCTTTTAGAATGCTTTTGTGGATTGCCTGtgggtttaaaaatatatatattcttacacAGTATGTATTTTTTCACTAATATTGAGTATTACTAATTCACTGTCCTAATCTCTAGCATGTCACTAGAGAagtctttttaaagattcttgaAGGGAAATTACCTTTGCATAGGAAAATGGTTAGACTCTAAAATgtagcatgtgtgtatgtgttgattGTTGATAAGAACATGTAAAACATAGAAACAGAGTCACTTTTAGGGTTCATCTGAGGATTTCAAGGGTCTTTTTCAGGTTCAGCAAGTCAACTCTTGAGGACTTACTTTCCTGAAGGAATGAGTGAAACTTTAATAAGGAACATTCTCTTTGGAGCAGTGAGAGGGTTGAACTATCTGCATCAAAATGGCTGTATTCACAggtatttatgtatttgtattttacaaaatgaaagaatttgagaggaagaaatattttaggGAGCTTTTAGGAAGAAACAGTTGAGTGTTAAAATGAAGGATAGGAAATTTGCAAATGAATATTGGGGGAGGAAAGGACCAGTAGTTAACGTAGATGCTTAACATTTTATGGTTCATTCGCCAGAAACGTTCAGGCCACCTCCTCTCTGCCAAGTGCTTTGCTCAGCACTGGGTGGAATGCCTGCCCTCTGTTGAGCTCAGGTCTCAGTGATGAGAGATACAAGAACCTGCCTGTTTCAACTATAAGCTGTGAGGAGTGGGATCCTAGTTAgctcttgtgtttgttttttcttaagcAAATAAAGAGCTTCTTTACCTGCTTTTCAGCTTTATGTCATGTTTATATCGTATACAGGTGTAACTAAACCTTTGATTTCTTAAGTGTTTTTGTATGTAGCAcattgagattatcatactaaatatCAGTTCTCTAGTTGCCAAACTGTAGGTACCGAAGTAATCTGCTGAATGTTGAAAACAGTGCTGCCTCTGAGATACTTgggaaatttgttttcctttttaattaagtTACTTTTAAATAagcttgttttcttattgtttattttacctCCTTAAAGCTTTTTTTCGTACTGTTTATTGTTTCTTAGCAGCATTCTGGTTAACTGAAGATTTCTAACAGACAGTATTCTAATTAATCAAGCTTTTATTATACTTTACCAGACTATTGGCCATCCTGCTCTATTAGTTTCCAATTTTCCATGTTTCAAATGAAAAACAAGGCTCTTCTATAATTTATTTGACAAAGGAAATTTTTATATTAGACATGCCTTTATAAATTTTGTTAATACCATCAGAGGCTATCTTTTATTGGATAATATTACATTTAACTTTAAATTATAACTTCAtgcttaaatattattttataaatagtatttaaTTTCCAAGGGAATACATGAATTTATTCTGACcatatttctattctttctttcttggccAATTTCTTAGTATTTAGGattgtttctttttgttctagGAGTATTAAAGCCAGCCATATCCTCATTTCTGGTGATGGCCTAGTGACCCTCTCTGGCCTGTTCCACCTGCATAGTTTGGTTAAGCACGGACAGAGGCATAGGGCTGTGTATGATTTCCCACAGTTCAGCACATCAGTGCAGCCGTGGCTGAGTCCAGAACTGCTGAGACAGGTCAGGTGTGGCCATTGCATTGGGTTGTCTATGCGTCTTAAGTGTTTTCTGAGTTTGACAAAAAGACAATTGTGCCCTTATATTCAGACTGATGAAAGGCCTACTGCAAGactgttttattctttcttgtCAAATTTATTCTGTtaggaatttttaaatgtataccaAATATTAGGTGTATCTTGAtttctcatgagttttttctattattattcacCATCCTTTGTCAAAAAAGAGCATATGTATGTAACTTTTTAAAGGGTATTTACACTAAAGGACTTCAAATTAATTGTTCTATAGGATTTACATGGATATAATGTAAAGTCAGATATTTACAGCGTTGGGATTACAGCCTGTGAATTGGCCAGTGGGCAGGTTCCTTTCCAAGACATGCACAGGACACAGGTAAGTGCTGCCAAAATTCGTGAACTACTTTCCCTTCATGAGATCCCTTACAGTCTAgataatttcttttaaacatcttttaaacTCTTAGGATCCTTACTGtcattgttattgttttaatattttgcctGAAAAAGGTTGAAggaaaattttcatcttttagaTGTTATTACAGAAACTGAAAGGTCCTCCCTACAGTCCATTGGATGCCAGTATTTTTCCTCAGTCAGAATCCAGAATGAAAAATTCGCGGTCAGGTGTAGACTCTGGGATTGGAGAAAGTGTACATGTCTCCAGTGGAACTCGCACAGTAAATAGTGACAGATTGCAAACACCTTCCTCAAAAACattctctcctgccttcctcaGCTTGATACAGCTCTGTTTGCAACAGGATCCTGAGAAAAGGTAATACTGGTCAGATCTAAATAGCATAAAACATCCGTGTTTTATAAAAGTTTATGTGATATTTGCTCCATGCCAAATTCAAATCTTCTATCagtctttttttcaaaaaactataGACTAGTCCAGAAAATACCAGTGCCTAAAGCAAGTAGAAACAGTGAAGAAATGCGAAGAATACTAGGTTTGAAGTCAGAATACTTGGGCTTCAGTCTCCACTGTATCATTTCCTAACCGAATCCCCTTACAAAAATCAGTTAATGTTTTTGGACATTAGTTACTATGCTTATGTTAAGCCATTTTAGAAACTTCCAAGCAGTACAAGAGTGTTAGTTGCTAGTATTAAAGTAATTATTATCATAGATAACTATTAGcattaatattttagaaataaggtgtgtgtcattttttttttttttagcttcttaATGCCTAGGATAGTTTGTTATAATTACTTAGTGCCTAATAAATGTTAAGTCATGGAGTGAAAGTGAagggcactcagtcatgtccaactctttgacaccatggactgcatagaccagaatactggagaggatagatagcctttcccttctccaggggatcttcccaacccagggatcgaacccaggtctcccacattgcaggcggattctttaccagctgagccacaagggaagcccaggaatactggagtgggcagcctatctcttctccagcagatcttcccaacccaggaattgaaccgggatctcctgcattgcaggcggattctttaccaactgagctatgagggaaatcATGGAGTAGTTGAAGACAATCTCTAGAATTAATTAGTCAAGGTTGAAGCTAAGAATTGGGcctctttatatatattctttttcctttcaatttttgtATATTGAGTTTTATAGCTTTAAACTTATGTTCTAACAGTTTAAAGCAAAATATCTACATTCTAATaggttcttttttataattttttcaaaaaaatttcagGCCATCAGCAAGCAGCTTACTGTCCCATGTTTTCTTCAAACAGGTGAGCTGATTTATCTTTGTTGTCTAGATGTTTCTTAATACTATTAAAGTCACATCATTTTGTTAGCTTAATGGGACAGTTTGGTTACTGAGATTCTTAATAATAACTTTCTTACaaggtaaaattaaaaacaaaacattttatagactttctaaaataaaacaaatggaatATCATCACGTGTTACTTTATTCTAAGtttatattttgattaatttaGAGGTATTTTTCTATATTGGCTAGAAATGATGGAGGGGCAAAATAATTCTGATAAAAATCAGTTTATTTGGTTTAGTACTACTTCTTGTTTTCAGATGATCAGAATCAAAGGCATGTTTAAGTGAAAATACCTAAAATGATTTAAACACGTCTAACATGActtctttaaaagttatttattattttttaagaaattaatgtaTTGAATTTATGTGCCTTCAAccttattttgagtttatttaacAGATGAAAGAAGAAAACCAGAGTTCAATACTTTCACTATTGCCTCCTCCTTGTCACAAGCCATCAATATCACTGTCTCCAGCATCACCTTGGACTGAGCCAGAATGTGATTTTCCTGATGAAAAAGACTTAAACTGGGAATTCTAGGGCTGCCGGATCCTTTTATGTCCTATATACTTGACACTTTCTCCCTGCTGCTTTTTCTTCTGTATTGCTAGGTACAAATACTAGAATTATACTTGAAAATACAGTTGGTGCACTGGAGAATCTATCATTTGAAACCACTCTGTTCAAAGGAGCAGGAGTTTATAGCCTGTTCGGTTAGCTCAGAGTGCTCTGACAACTCCAGGGAAACTTTGGAATTATTACTCTAACTACATTTAGTATCATCTGTGGATGACagatgacatgaaaaaaaaattcttccccaAGCTGTGACTAACTCTTTTTCGATCTCTCAGTATGATTTTTGAGCCAGttaaatttttcagtattttgctGCCTTCAGGGGAATGAGCCCGCAGAGGACAGTGCTTCTAAGTACATTTTTTACTTCCAGATCCTAGCCTTTTTGATCAGCCATTGTTAAAACGACAGGGTTTTATCCTGGCATCAAACCCTTTTCTGTTAGAAGGGAAAATGCTTATACTTTCCCACTTTCTTCTGTTAATATTTCTGTTAATATCAAACTGAGCCTCACTCACATTAAATGATTCACTTGAAATACACACAGAAGTtgtaatttgctttttttaaaaggggCTAAAGTAACACTTTTCTACTTATGTAAATTATAGATCCTAAATTCATGCACCCCATAGGAGCtcaataaagatttattgaatTGAGTTTATACTTAATAACTTTGTGTGGTTTGACAGAGCTAAAACATAGATTCTAATTTGTTTTGCCAAGGAAAGCTCTTACTCAGAGAAATAGATATATAACTCTTGAATTGGGGACAACTTGGTATTTGATTCAGTGgaagcagatcttccagaccttTATATGATTATTCTTGCTCCTGTAGGGGGTACAACATATAAGGACATAGAGAACTTGAGGTTTTACCGTATTAGCCAAAGGGGATATGCTGTCTTAAAGGGAGTATGTATTTTGGACTGTGATAAGTTGGGTTTACCTCAGTTAGCAGATTTTACTTGCACACACTTgacattacattaaaaattatttttaaatgattgcttTAAGACTTGACACTAATGAGataaataatatacaaatgaATAGTTAAAAACACAAaccttttcatgtttattggccAGTCTCCCTCAAGAATGTTTGGGGTGTTACTCCATCAAGAAGGCTCCAAGACTTGCCAacgtggaggagagagaggagacaagTACCAACTGaggccttgagctggggctgtagtTGGGGTGGGGAGCTATAGTTCATTTCACTAACCATCTAAATTCCCctcagcaagagacacaggaacCATAGAAGAAATTCTCCTAAATCTGTGTGGAGAGTCAATATGTGTACTGCAAAAGGTGACTGGAGGCCAAGGTACAGTGCCTCAGTTTCACtgtattagggttctccagagaaacaaagccagtggattttttttaagtattaaatatagttgacttacaatgtgttagtttcaggtgtatagcaaagtgatatatgtatctctctctctctcatgttctttttcagattcttgtcTAGTATAGActaaaagatattgaatatagttccctgtgctatacagtagatccttattgtttgcttatatatagtagtgtgtatctgttaatcccaaacttctgatTTATCCCTCCACCTACTCTACTTAtccctttggtaactgtaggTGTTCTGTGTATttataaggtgttttttttttcattggaggataattgctttacaatgttgttagtttctgctgtacaatactgtgaatcagctatatatgtgtgtgtatataatctcctccctcccaccccaactccccatcctactcctctaggtcatcacagagcttaaaaggaacaaaaaaggaatgaaattgaatGAGATTGGGTCAGTTACAGTGATGTGTATGACCCTAGAATCTgtcatagagtgaagtaagtcagaaaaagaaaaatactgtatattaatgcatatatatatatatatatggaatctagaaaaatggtatcgatgaacctatttgcagggcagaaaaagagatgcaggcatagaaaatggacttgtggacacatgGTGGGAAAAGAGAGGGTAGGACGAATTGAAAGAGTTATCACTGACAtacatacattaccatgtgtaaaatagatagctagtgggaagttgctatgtaacacagggagctcagctcagtgctctgcgatgacctagaagggtgggatggggcatggggtgggaggaaggatcaggagggaggggacatacggaTACTTaacagctgattcacgttgttgtgcagcagaaactaacacaatattgtaaagccattatatcccaattaaatttttaaaaaattgctaacTTTTTTAGTTaatgatttgggagaagagcATTgacacatgtatattatcatatgtgaaacagatcgccagtccagattcaatgcatgGGAAGGttgcttggggcttgtgcactgggatgaacctgagggatgggatggggagagaggtgggaggggggttcaggatggggaacacatgtacacccattaaaaagaaaagaatttttaaaaacaaaaaaaatggttaacttttttaaaaaacaaaaaaacatcccATAaccagttaaagctatggttttttagtagtcatgtacagatgtgatagttggaccacaaagaaggctgagcactgatgctttcgaactgtggtgctggggaagactctggagagttccttggactgcaaggagattaaaccagtcaatcctaaagggaatcaaccctgaatattcattggaagggctaatgctgaagctgaaactccaatactttgctcacctgatgtgaagagctgactcattagaagagaccctgatgctgggcaagattaagggccggaggagaaggaggcgacagaagatgagatggttggatggcatcgctgactcagtggacgtgagtctgagcaaactctgggagatagtgaaggacagggtgccggggtccagccccggtggatacagggaattcgaagggtggatggaGTCGGCGaagaaagacttatttatttattaatataagattggattaggaagaaatagtgtagtaggaagattaagtggagagaagaggctgattaacttgggttacgtggaaaaccaataaagttccagacaaggagcttgcaccatctacgttaggccgccgGCGCccatttgaatatcggagagtgccccgccttgggctctctctcttacggatcttagaagccgggacaagtaagtagacatagtgagcctccacgccccagatgggaattcagcctgaaattagagtaaagaggagacacgggggaaaccagtccagcgactggctctccttctattgtccttcaaggccttttatacttttgattatacatggagatcaatgggtaatacaaaattatgtagcgttcacagctcagactctttctgtatatctttttgtatacaaaaggtctcaggtgatatccattatcttctggccaagaggcttgttaacactttttggctctcttccttaatgaatgttaatttcgtttcccctgaagtgtttttctttaatctgcatctccttaaagcgctGAAGTTaaatctctatagaacaaaggcgcagtgcgttataacaaagaagttacttaactcaaagatctaatgttgctaataccaggtctactacttatttttctatataccaactatatctaaaaataaaggatatgaaaacttggcagcaagtattggctcaacaaatgaaacttttaatcagtcctattctaatgattttgacgcttcggaagcccctacattcctaggatgttttaagcttcctgtgcctccagcGGTCAGGAGGCCTCTAACAGTCACGtacgcagctgtatgagtcctgcaggcaggctagaaagccatcagaggggtttttggattgaaacactctttcaaatgcagaagactaaagccctgaattgactttttccagagaatgtcagaagagtggaaaagcaggcagattcttattttttggggggtggatgctcaggaaattccagggggaaaacctgaggtctaattagccttgccatcagagctctgccgcatgaccttgtcacgggtggaattcctcacgctggttcccagtccatgtggtcgcgaagactcagacacaactgaacaacaaaagaagtAGATATGGTAATTAACAGCCTCACCCTGAGAGTGAATGCCTTAAATTTTGTTCCTGAGGATCCTGGAATGCTGTATCAGTTTTTTTCATCACTGTTATAACAAATTAACACAAATTTAGTGACTTCAAACAACCACaagtttattatcttacagttctggaggttagaattGTAAAATGATTTGGCAGGGCTACATTCCTTCTGCGAGCTCTCAAGAATTtgctgccttttccagcttctaggaTAGCCTATCTCCAGATCATTAATCACAGCTACAGAGtaccttttgccatgtaaggtaacatgGTCACAGGTTCCTGGGATTAGGTTGTAGATATGTTGTTGACTGGGTGTAAGGGGGGACAGTTATTATTCTGTTTACCATACGTGACCTAATCTTGGTATCTGCTTTCTGAAGGATCCAACCTAGCCCAGCCACTTTGGCCAAAATGTCCCCCCATGAATTTCTACAGTACTTTCCCCAACAACACTTGTGACTCTAATTCTGTGTTTATGTCCCCAGTATACTGAGTATGTCTTGAGAACATTGTCTTATTCATGAGTATATAGTGTTAAGCAAAATGTTTGGCAttagacatttaataaatatttaagggaTTCTTTGAATAAAGGGCATAGGTCTTCtgcttttgctgttttttaaaaagacttgaaaaaaatttatttccatggtaggagattttttatttatttatgtcacAGTATTGCCATTAAAAGTTTAATGAGGCAAAGTGATTTGAGATTTCCATCTAGTAAGTTATTTCCTCCTTTACTGCAAGCTAGTAgtagagaaagtcactcagtcatgcccgattctGACTGtagggactgtaacctgccaggctcctcgtccatggaattctgcagccaagaatcctggagtgcatagccgttcccttttccaggggatcttcccaacccaggtctcctgcattgcacatggattctttaccatctgagccatcagggaagcccaagaatattggagtgggtaatctatcccttcttcaggggatcttcccaacccaagagtcaaaccagtgtctcctgtactgcagacagactctttactggccgagccaccagggaagaccttactGCAAGCTAGATCAATGGTTTTTTCAATAAGTGTTTAGTTGCCTCTTAGCTGTCAAATACATTTCTCCATGCTTCCCTGCTCTGCCTCACTGGAAACTACACATCCCATGCTCCCTCACTCCCagtttccaggacttccctgatggctcagacaataaagaatctgcctgcaacgcgggagatccaggttcgatccctgtgttgggaagattccctggagaagtgaatggcaacccactccagtattcttgtctggagaactccatggatgaggctacagcccatgggatcgcaaagggttgaacatgactgagcagctaacactttcagagGGCAGAAAGGGAGAGAACAGTTCTCCTTGCCCCACTCCCCTGTTTCTTGTGGTGTCTCTCACTGGTTGTATCTTCTTTGACTTCTGGCTTTAGGACTTGGGTCACAACACTTCTTCCTGATGTCCTGAGGGTGGTATTTTCTCCTCTTGCCAATCTCTGGATTGCCACATCATCCCTTTTAGTTTCTTAGCCTTGTTTTCCATTACCCATGAAACCAATTCCCTATGTTCCTTCTACTTGGAAGATCCAAGGGTATTTGTGCTTTCCCAGTCATACTCTGATTGATACATGCACTGGCAACTTTGAGAATTGTTAGAAATTCTTGGTCTCCCTCCCAAAATTACTACTTTGATTATGCTATTAAATGAGTGATCAGGGAATTAATGTTTTCTATCAGCAAATTCTATTTGAACTCCATAGACTTTATGATTTATGGTAGAAAATGGAAACTGACAAAAATTCTATAAATTGAAATTCTTACTTTTCAAGAGTAAACCAAAGTTTAACAATATTCAGACATTTTATTTGGTAAGAATAGAACCAGTCTCTTGGTTTAAATCCTATGGTGATTAGCTAGATACTTTAATGCAGTTTCTGTTTTATACAGTTTCTTCCTGAGTTCTGTGTTATCAAAGAGGCTGTTTCATAGTCAAAGTTAGAAAGTCACTCCAGTGTATTAGATGCCTCAGGTCTTAGTACTATTAAACCtgttttttattatctttatagTATAAAAAGTTGTAGTATCAGATGATATTGAAATTAATAGATGTTCTACAGGCCCAGGGATTTGCATACTATTGAATCTAGAGCTCAAGAGTTAAAGTATATTCATACCAAAGGCTAAACTGCAAATAGAGACCCTGAAACTGGGTGATCAGGGATAATTTAGAGCATAGCAAAGATTTGGGAAATAAGAGAATAGTGGAAAGGGGAAAAGCTGGGAAATAAAACTTTACTAATGAATACGTATTTCTGAGTTTATTCTCTAAGGTTCATAAACAAAAACACATTTACATCaaaagtgtttctttttcattttaattaaaacaaaatggttCTAACAAGATGAAATTTGGTTACTGATTCCTATCACACAAAAAGGACTGATCTCCAAACCATTTTGCTAATTGGAGAAATGCTATTCTTTTGGCCTCACATATCATTCTGAACTGTTTAACATTTGGATAATATCACAAATGAGCGAACATTTTTCaatattctcttttaatttttttttttggccgcattTTATGGATTTCATACTCTGGGATTGAATCATTTATATGAACTAAGCCTGCTGAAACCATTCGAGGACTTGTAAATTTTCCAGTGTAGCTTTCTCCTCTTTTGTTAACCTCTGGAGCAGTATATGGTCTTGCAAAGCGTTTGAACTGATTATGGCTATCATCTGGGCTCTTTTCTAAAAGCCTTGCTCTTGATTTTGCATTTTCAAGATGCTTAAATGAAGTCACATGTAATTCCTCAAATCTATCCGAACAATcctaaacattaaaataaaagatcAAGTTGGTGAGTTAGATTTCTTGAGTACATTTTAGATTTACAAGGACTAAAGTTTATAATATCAATAATGAATGAGAGCATTCAAATGTTTTATAGATGGTCCCTAAATTCAGACCCTACATTCAACACCTGCCATCAGATACCATAGAAACCATACTTTAAATAATCTTATTGTTTCAAAGAATCTGTTGTTTCAAAAGAGATGCAAGATATGAGCTGGAAACCAGAAATCTTAAAGGAGCTGTCTTCAGGGGTCAGACTCCTAGGCAAAGCCAGCCCTCCTTTAATTCTCTAAATTAGCTCTTCCCCAACCCCAAATATAAATTATGAactcatttcactttttaaatcatctaaacattctttaaaaattaacactTTCTTTGATAtatccatacacacacatgcagagcTCAGCATCAATATGGTTACGTTTATtgtgatttttgttgttattcagtggctaagtcatgtctggctctttgcaac
Encoded proteins:
- the STRADB gene encoding STE20-related kinase adapter protein beta; this encodes MSLLDCFCTSRTQVESLRPEKQSETSTHQNLVDEPTLSLLPSSTRASEVICSTNVSHYELQVEIGRGFDNLTSVHLARHTPTGTLVTIKITNLENCTEERLKALQKAVILSHFFRHPNITTYWTVFTVGSWLWVISPFMAYGSASQLLRTYFPEGMSETLIRNILFGAVRGLNYLHQNGCIHRSIKASHILISGDGLVTLSGLFHLHSLVKHGQRHRAVYDFPQFSTSVQPWLSPELLRQDLHGYNVKSDIYSVGITACELASGQVPFQDMHRTQMLLQKLKGPPYSPLDASIFPQSESRMKNSRSGVDSGIGESVHVSSGTRTVNSDRLQTPSSKTFSPAFLSLIQLCLQQDPEKRPSASSLLSHVFFKQMKEENQSSILSLLPPPCHKPSISLSPASPWTEPECDFPDEKDLNWEF